From the Oncorhynchus nerka isolate Pitt River linkage group LG20, Oner_Uvic_2.0, whole genome shotgun sequence genome, one window contains:
- the LOC115102644 gene encoding Krueppel-like factor 15: protein MVDHLPIGEETFMYYANSPADHHASDMVTDTGVYQALSSPFSEDDLSDSSSARSCSSPESQVLGSSYGSGSSSGESQDGLLDFLLSQATLRRGVTPSLSPSVPPILPMGLAWESKRDRLSPTTKEECFEFPEFPADLDDHIGLLFQPTLEEIEEFLEENMEVVALKNEACEGGMLDVSSQVTGSVPGLAHSDQAVPVAGATDLTTETKHTPTSPITDSNVCSGIKQEDSAGTPASVEGSPVILQIQPIQIKQEPIPGAIPTPVSQQTTQPTSDIKIAQLLVNIQGQTFALVPQLMSPANLNGTSSKFVRIAPVPIAAKPLGPGEGGFAGGQAAGILVGGQKSQKSSVADLIKMHKCTFPGCAKMYTKSSHLKAHLRRHTGEKPFACTWPGCGWRFSRSDELSRHRRSHSGVKPYQCPVCEKKFARSDHLSKHIKVHRFPRSNRTVHSAN from the exons ATGGTGGATCACTTGCCGATAGGCGAGGAGACCTTCATGTATTACGCCAACTCTCCGGCAGACCATCACGCATCGGACATGGTGACAGACACGGGTGTGTACCAGGCACTGTCCTCCCCGTTCTCAGAGGACGACCTGAGTGACTCGTCCAGCGCCCGCTCCTGCTCCAGCCCTGAGTCCCAGGTGCTGGGTTCCAGCTatggcagcggcagcagcagtggAGAGAGCCAGGACGGTCTCCTGGACTTCCTGCTCTCCCAGGCCACACTGAGACGTGGAGttactccctctctatccccctcagtacCACCCATCCTCCCCATGGGTCTAGCATGGGAGTCAAAGAGGGACCGCCTGTCTCCGACAACCAAAGAGGAGTGCTTTGAGTTTCCTGAGTTCCCAGCGGACCTGGATGATCACATAGGGCTGCTGTTTCAGCCCACcctggaggagatagaggagttcCTGGAGGAGAATATGGAGGTGGTGGCGTTGAAGAATGAGGCTTGCGAGGGTGGGATGTTGGATGTTAGCAGTCAGGTGACAGGGTCAGTGCCTGGGCTAGCGCACTCAGACCAAGCAGTACCTGTTGCCGGTGCTACTGACCTCACCACAGAGaccaaacacacaccaacatCCCCGATAACAGACTCCAACGTTTGTAGTGGGATTAAACAGGAAGACAGTGCTGGGACACCAGCATCAGTAGAGGGGTCGCCTGTCATCCTGCAGATTCAACCAATCCAGATTAAGCAAGAGCCAATCCCAGGTGCGATACCAACACCAGTATCACAGCAGACCACCCAGCCCACCTCAGACATCAAAATTGCCCAGCTCCTGGTCAACATCCAGGGCCAGACTTTTGCCCTGGTGCCCCAGCTGATGTCCCCAGCTAATCTCAATGGCACATCTTCCAAATTTGTGCGCATCGCACCCGTACCCATAGCCGCCAAGCCCCTGGGTCCCGGGGAGGGTGGGTTTGCAGGTGGCCAGGCTGCAGGGATCCTGGTGGGAGGACAGAAGTCCCAGAAGAGCTCGGTAGCGGACCTTATAAAAATGCATAAGTGTACTTTCCCTGGATGTGCCAAGATGTACACTAAGAGCAGCCACCTGAAGGCCCACCTGAGGAGGCACACTGGGGAGAAGCCCTTTGCCTGCACCTGGCCTGGCTGTGGATGGAG gttcTCAAGGTCAGACGAACTCTCCAGACACCGGCGCTCCCATTCTGGAGTGAAGCCTTACCAGTGTCCTGTCTGCGAGAAGAAGTTTGCCCGCAGCGATCACCTGTCCAAACACATCAAAGTCCACCGCTTTCCACGAAGCAACAGGACTGTGCACTCTGCAAACTGA